GGAATCAGCGACCGAATGAATTCCAAACGAATAACGTTTCTTTAATTCGCGGGCCTGATTGCTTTTCTCCTTCGAAGACTCTTCGTAATCACGCGACGTTTTAACGAGTCGTCGACCCACTCCACGAGCCTCCGATCCTCCACGGTTGCCATCGTCCTAATACAGTCAGCTACGTCGAATCATTAACTGGAAAGAATTTTCGCGGGACTGAAAAGTAGTAAACGGCGACACATGACGTTCACGCGATTCCTCGAAGCGTTTACACGCTCGTTCGTAAATATCGACCCTAGATTACTGGGTCACCGAGAGCACAGCCGCGAATCGGCTTGCAACCGTGGAAAATCTTGCAAGCTAGACGGATTCCACGGCTCTGACTGCGCGATAGAaggatcctttttttttcccttcgtaGCAATATTGAAATGTAGACACGGATCGATTCTTATTTCGACACCGTTCGCCTCCTAATATCCGACAATCACGAGAACCAGTTTTCGTTTTCTCTGTTACTTTTTTCACGAATACGGTTCGTTTTGTCTCCATCCATATCGTAATCAACGACTCGACGCAAGGCATAAGATTAATTAGTCGCGATAAGCTGATTTCTCTTGCTTATTCCCTGTTCGAATACCGACAGATTGAATCACGCGTAAGAATGGTTGTTATAATAGTTTGGGAGACAGCGTTGATTTCCATCATTAGCGTTCATAATACAAAAGATAAATTCTGGGTTAGCTCGAATTTCAGCGAGTTTGATTACCTTGCTCGTTATCTGATAATTATACATTATAAACGGAATATTAGTTTCCCGACTGGATGGAATCGCAGGCTTCTCAGCGCATTTGAAACGTGAAACAGACTCGAATATATCGTCTATCGAATGGAACGCGACTTGGCTCTGTACTTTTGATTTTCTTGCCACGATGAGATTAAAATATCCTCTAACCAGTATAAATTTAGTCCAGCTTTGACTCACCGGTGGAACTAAAAAGGCTCCTGACCTATCgcaaatgattaaaattttcttttaattgtttttcGAAAAGCTGACGaacgaaaatgaaagaaacgtaGGGAATTATCTGGGCAAAACTTTAAATAGCTTCCTCGCGATTCTTCTCTGTTGCTCGGCAATCGCCGGGGCGATAAAAAGGCTGAGTTTACAAAGCAGCCGTTATTCTTTTAAGGGCGAGGGCAATTTCCTTCTGGAACGTGGAAACGTTCTGCTACGAATTTCGCGATCGTAAATGCAAATAACTCGAGATTAGAGAGTTCGATCGTTGGCCGAGATTACCTGCCACAAAAATTCTGAAGCTTCTCTTTAAAGAAGAGAAGGTAGCCGAGACTCGGGTATATTTAGACGCACTCGCACTCTCGTTTCTCACGTGTAGCCGAAAATTAGCACGTTTTAGGGTCAAGGAAAGAGACGTAAACGTAGATGATTCCACGAGTTCGTTCGATTTTCTAATTTCCAGAAATGCGTTCACTGCTGCTTCCTCAATGAATCAGCACCGAACTGCATTCATCCCGGAACGTTTCTGAATACTTTCAGTGGTCACGAGCCAGACGACTCTatttactttgagctgaattccGTCAGATTCACGGAATGAAATACGCGATGTCAAAAGGTAGAAGCTTTCCAGGAGATTTAGGAATGATTCTGACAGAAATTCGAAACAGTTCTAATTTTTGAAATCCTAACTGAAGTTGCCGTGATGCTTCTGCCTCGTTGATTTTTGGCTTTGATTAGTCAGTAAATAAGTCCCTTTGATAAAGTATTTTGATATTTGGCAGTAAACTCCAGTTTTCCTCATCAGGGAAACGAGTATTCTATACATTTGTATTTTCAAAATAGTTCCATCGAAGTAGAAATTGCAACGTCCTAGTTGACTATCGCGATCCATTTAAATGGACAAGGAGGATGTTGAAATTCGAAGGGTATGACAAATAGGATAGTTTCGAAAATGGAAGGGAAAGTATAGAAGAGCGACACAGGTAAAGGACAGTAACCGCGAGGTGGAATCCAAGCAGAAAGTGTTTCTCTGGGCGTACAGTGGAAACTGCGATCGCTGTTAAGCGGATTTACGATCGCACGTGCGGACGTTTCACGGGCACAGCCGAGCAGATAATGACGTTAAGAGGATCCGAGAGCTTGCGGTGGTCCGTGTGTTCACCTACAAGCACCGTTCTAACGAAAAGTATGCGACTAACGTCCGATAAATCTTTGTACTTTCAACCGACACGATTCCGTCGACTAAAAATACCAGTCGCGCGGAATTGTTCCGAGCGAGCAAACAAAAATTCCTCGATTGTATCGCGAACAACGTAGCATCGAACGATGAATTAATTTCCAGGATGCAGGGAAATCGATCGAGCTTAACGCGGGCCATGAAGTGGCGAATTCATCGACGTAGTTGCCAAATGAACGTaattaatgaaacgcgatagTTGAAGCATGATACCGATTGGGAATTCTGTTTCAGTTACTTGGAGATATACAACGAGAGGGTAAGGGATCTTTTGAAGCCGTCCTCGAGTACAACGGGACTGAGAGTTCGCGAGCATCCTCGACTCGGCCCTTATGTCCAAGGTAGCGGAAATCGAAGACATCATTTCCGATCGCTGGCAATTTCGATAATTGCCATTCAGAGGAAGCTCGGATCCTCTTCGATTTCGCTGTTGGAAACTTCCAGTCTGACTCTTGTTATTTTAGGTTTGACGCATCACGTGGTCCGCAGACTGGGGTCGTTGATGTCCTACGTGGAGGAAGGGACAAAGGCCCGGAAGACAGCGTCGACGTTGCAGAATCCGAGCAGCAGCCGCAGCCACGCTTTGCTTACGATCGGCCTGACCGAGGAGACGCCAAGCGTCGCGAGTGGCGCCGTTACATCGCCGTCTACGTCCACGAGGAGGAACGAGATCTCTCCACGAGCTGGTAGTAAACTACGCTTGGTCGATTTGGCGGGCAGCGAGAGTGCAGCCACGTGCAGCGGCGTTCATCGACTGAAGGTGAGTCACTTACTAAAAATAATATCCAAGCCAGAAACGGAAATCGATAATCTTGGGAAGCTTTTCGAGCAGGTAAGAAATCAGAAAACGCAACAATTGCTGAATTTCCTTCACGGGGGTTGTTGATCGACTTGCATCATTCCACCAATCGATTTGTTATCGATAGAAAAATCCTCGAAATTCTTTGTTTACCTCGAAACATGAGAAAACACatggttgaaaaagaaaaagattgtaACTCGTGTCTTTGCAGGAGGGTGCGAATATAAACAAGAGTCTAGTGGCTCTAGGGAACGTAATATCAGCCCTCGCGGAGAGAGGCTCGACCGGAAGTGGTCCAGGCAGAAGGTTCATCCCTTATAGAGATTCTTCGCTTACTTGGCTGTTGAAGGACGCACTTGgcggaaatgccactaccattATGCTCGCCAGTAAGTGTCTTCCCTTTGATCTTCCCTTCTTCTGCTCTCACTTTTACCACCCTTACGATCCTCACTCTCCTCCCTTATCTCTCAATTCCTCTTCTCctacattatatttatttttagaagatGCCCTCTTCTCGTGTATCCACTTAAACGATGATTTACACGTTCAACGAGCAGTTTTACTCCCTTTACAACCATCAATCCATTGTTAACCCTTAACTGTTACGATCGAAGTTTCATCATTCTCGGAATTTCCAGTTAGTGTCATTTATTAATCGACTGAGTAGGCTGCTCCAGGATCTCACCGTAGCAATTAAGGATTAATGCAGTTTACTTTTCTTCCAGATTCACCCTCTCGATCATCTCCGTTCCTGTTCCATTAGAAACGTCGTTATTATTCCATTTCATCCCTGTTTCCCAACCTGATTGCTCTACGATCGCGATATTTAATTCGAGAAGACGACTCAGCTTCCCTGAcgcgacaaaaaaaaaaaattgacagtCGTTTTTTTCCACCCTTCCTTGACTCCCTACCACCATCCCTCCGTCGTCACTTAACTCCAGCTTTCCGTAAATTTCACTTAATTGCCAGAgaagaattattatcgcgagccTCTGATTCATGAAATTATCCTCGCGATAGCCGAGCACAGACTCGAGCCGGATGGTAATTGGTTTAAATGCTTTTCCAGGCGAGCTAAGGCGCGGAGATTAAAATTCGATAAGCGTAGCGGGCGCGAAAGCGTAGCGACGGGAATCGGTAAATACGAAATCCTTTAAGCTTTGTCGAAGTAGCAGTTAAAGCCAGctgatttcatttcattttttctttccgcGGCGTTAGATGACGGCATTAGAGTATTCTTGGAGTCATTCTAGATGTCTCGTAGATGGACGTACAAAATTCTTCGTACACGTAGTTAGATTATACATAGCACGTACACTATTATTCAAAAGTAATTAAGACAGAATCACATCCTTAATGTTCCATCAAAGTATCTTACACCCCTTTTGAATCACCCTGTACGATCTTCATCCCAGATACGAGAGGCATCTCGTTCATCTAAGAACGTATAATAACATCCAAATAGAAAAACGAATTACTAATTAACGTTCTACGATCGATATGTATTCCTAGGTTGACCGCATTGCGTATATAATTAATCCGGGGGTGAAATATTCGAAACCGCTGATCATCGACGACCAATTGAATTGCTAATAACATTCGGGTTTATTATCAACCGGCctccatgtatgtttaataTTCAATGTTCTATTCGCGATTGAATCAAACGATCGACAGCTTTTATGTTTCGACACTTGATAGAATTAAAATTGTCTGCCAGTCGGCGACGCTTCTCGTTTCACAGACGAACGGCCTCCGAAAATTCGGCCGactttttgaaaattcctgtcGTTTCACGCTGTACGACAAAATAAACGTTTATTCGATTGATCTACCCACCCTGAAATTCAATTAGTCACATTGTGTCGTTTGCGAGTGATTGCGAGAGGGGAGAATTGATTCGAGGTAATATTTTATCCGGTACAACGGGTCGGCACGATTAATTATCGAGTCGCTTATCATCGTTATACACGGCACTCGTCGTCGACAGAAAAAAAATGTGTAGTTTAACTCTTTCTATTGGAAAAATTCGGCTGATAGACGAGCATAGAATTTGTTCCTATGGGAGAATAGTTTAGGTGGCATAAATATGATTTCAATATACAACCTGTGTTTACCTGTGTTGCTTGCAGCGATCTCGCCAGCAAGCGGAAGTTACAACGAGACAGCGCACACCCTGCGGTTCGCGCAAAGGGCGCAAAGCGTGGTCAATCGGCCGGTGGTCAACGAGGATCCCGTGGCGAGGATCATTCGCGACCTGAGGGCTGAAGTGGCAAGGCTGAAGTCCTTGTTAGTGGAAAAGGCAAGTATTTCTGttagaatatttaatttacaaaagtTTCAAAAATTCCCCAAGCTCTGCAATCGAATAATAAATTACTAATCGAGATACGCGTAAAAGGAAATGATAATGAAAGTAATACGTAACAAAGATCAAATATGGAAACAGAAATATGGATACAAAATCATTGAACCAATTTATTCGGCACTCAACCGATTGCAAAATCTCGTCGTTTACCTAGAAGCTGAATCCGGAGATTGGTTCACGGACCAACGGGTATAAATCGGGCAAGTTTATTATCGGTCCTGGAAACCAGTATAAACTCGTATCGTCGAACCGTCATTACGCAAATGAAATGCATGAATCGTTTATTTGATGCTCATTGAGCGACCACTGACTCCGCCCCTTCCCACGATGCTCCATCTGAACGATTGCTGATAAAATACACGGTTCGCAGGTGTTGCCGTACGTTTAACAGAGATATTCTCGTTTCCATTTCCAGATTTTACAATATTCTTGCGTTACGTAATTGCTCATTAATTAGCTCCATGGAATATCACTGCTACCCGACCATTATCCTTTCTATTATTCCTATCGGTCATCAATTTTCACCAATCATTTCCATCTACGATAATTACTGTCGTTATTTTACAGAATATCGAGCCGAGTATTAAGGCATTGTGCGATTGCTATAAAAATCAGCTGCTGGATTCGATCAACCAACAATCGAATAAAGGAACCGAAGTTGAAGACTCGGAATCAATCAAAACGTCCAAGAAAGAAGGCACGGAAATAAAAGGATCGAAAGAAGATGAAGGGTTGAAGGTGGACGACCACAAAGGGTCCACGTGTCTGCCTACTTTTCGAAGATCCAATTCAACCGACAGCGTGATCGTTTGCGAAGCTGATTCTTCCATAAAGAAGTTCAGTTCGTTCGAATCCTTAACGACGGCCGATCGTTTCGCAGGGAATTACAAACGCGCGCGAGTGACGGAACTGAACGACGAGGAGGACGAAGCGAGGGAGATCCACGAGTCGGTGTTCGTCGATATTCCGACGTTGGTGGCGGTTCTCATCAAGCCGGACGATAATCTTCAAGAAACGTCCGCGCAGATCGAGGAGATTTGTTCGGACGAGGTTGCCGAGGACTCGATCGAGTTCATCGAGGCAGCTAACGATCGTGAGACGTTCGAAGACCCGGAGAAACTCGACGGCGTCGATCACGACGAGCGAAGTAGCTCCGTTAACTCGTGTCACGCGTCCGGCGACAACGAGCTCGATGCGTATCAACAACCGGTCTCTTCAAGTTCGAGTACGGTGTCCAAACTCAGGCAGAAGCCAAAATTCCGCAAGCAGGACTCGGTAGACATACTGTCCCCTTCGATTTCATCGAACTTGCATACGTCGAAGAGGTTCGGTTCAGTGGAGACGATcctgaagaggaagaaagagccTGTATTCTCTTTGGAGAGGTCTCATACGAATTTAGAGAAGCGTCAGACGCTTGGAGGGAAGAAATTGAACAATATTCGAGAGATAGAAGATCAACAACTCTGTACTGGGTCAAATTGGAGGGGAAGCAAGGATCAGCTTCAGAGGAAAGGCAGCAACGAGTCTGACAAGAGTCTGAAGGAAAAGACGAAGAATCACGCGAGGAAGCCGAGTTTAGAGAACTTGAAGAGGAAGACCAGTAAGGATAGCAGCTCGAGCAGCTCGAAGGACGAACAGATTTTGATTTCAAGCCTGGCGAGAGATAAATTACTGCGCAGGAAGAGCTCCATAGAGCAGGAAGCAACGTCTATCAGGTCGCACACGCCCATACAGCGTGTGAAACGAGCCGAAATCGTGGCTGCGGTTACCGAGAGACTGTACTCGAGCAGGAAACCTGCCGAGGATGTTCCCGAGGTCCGTTCTCCGCCAGAGAACGCGAACGTCAAGTCGCTGGCGAAGATGAAATTGCAGGAGATCTCAAGGAAGATGCTGGGGAAACGTAGACGAGTCTGCGTGGAGACGCAGACCGAGTGTTTGCAGACTGTACGTTTAAAGGACACTGCTTCCTTAACGGAAACGCCTAAGATTCTTTGCAAGGACGTCGGGGTGTTAACCGACGATCACGTGGGCTGCGAACAGCTGATGGTTCGAAAGACACCGATCCTCCGAGTGAAGGAAATCGCTACCTTGACGGACAAGCCGAAGACGAGCATCGTCAGGTGCAAGGACGTGGCCAGTCTAGCGAACGACCTCGAGGAGTTCGATTACGAGTTCCATTCGCCTCGCAACGATTCTGGAATCCTCTCGGACGACACTCAAAACTACGCCGAGAGTAATCTATCCAGCACAGAGGTGTCCGATCTTTGCCCGGAAACCGATCGCAGAGTTTACACAGAAAGTTCGACCAACACGGTAGTCTTTTCACCCTGTCGCAGTTTCGCGGTTCAAACACCGCGACCGGAATCATTCAACCAACAACCGACAGAGAACAAGACCCTAGTTTGCCTGAGACAGTGTTGCAATTCCATTGAAAGCTCTCAGAGTCGATCGACAAGTGGAAATATAGAGAAGAATGTAATTAGCATATCGCTACCAGACACCCTCAACATCGTCATCGAAACGAGAAATGCTTTAGAATCCAAGGTCTCGGTTACCGACAACGATTCCTCCAAAGAGAAGCTGAAATCTAATCGAAAGGAATGCGAGACTCAGACCGAAGAATCGAACGAGGCTGTTCCTTCGAAGGATGCAGGTAGATCGATCCTTAGTCAGACGGACGGAAGGGTGTTCAGGATCGAGAACATCTTTCAGGACCCTAACAACGTGTCCAACGGGTCGGCCAGAGTAGACGTGGTTGCGGATCGAACAGAGGGTACGAGGAATTCCATTACTTTCAGGAATTCCCTGGGGACATCGTACGTGTTCGAAGGCAAGCAGGGAGAGCCGGGAGGAGACAGGCTTCACGGTGAAGGATTTATCAGGGACGGATTAATCACCGAGGCGTTTATCACCAGGAAGCGTAGTTTTAATTTCAAAAGAGCACCTAGCACGATCGTTTACCGGAATCCATGGAGGAACTGGTCGTTCTCCGATCCACTGGCCAACGCAATTCATTCGATCGATCGCGCGAAAGGGTCGACGACGACACCGTCTTCCTGGCAACCGCAGACCGACGAAATTCCAGCGGTCAGCACAAATTTGTCGCTCGAGGAAAACAATGGTGTGTTGCGACAATGTCAGACGGAACCTGAAGAGATCAACGTCGAAGGAATCTCTCAGATAAAGCCTTCTTCCAGCAACGATCACGATCACGGTTTCTCCGATGATAGTCTCGATTACAATGAGATCAATGCTTCTACCGAATCATCTACCAAATTGAAACAGATGACTGAAAAGCGTGAGAGCTTCTGTCCACCTGACGTGGTGGCGCATACCAAGAAGGACTGTTCAAAATCAATCGAATCGGAGAAGGTGGAGCCGGAGGAAGATTTCGAGGATAGTCAAGTAGAATTCCCGAAGAAAAACCCAGTGGAAT
The sequence above is a segment of the Osmia lignaria lignaria isolate PbOS001 chromosome 12, iyOsmLign1, whole genome shotgun sequence genome. Coding sequences within it:
- the LOC117603054 gene encoding uncharacterized protein LOC117603054 isoform X2; protein product: MANIKVAVRVRPISARELHLTGSEVVVRTDVNGISLTNLKVSSSKAGDSRERTKRYGFDYCFDSSDQQAENFADQARIYETLGQSVLEALFSGYNSCLVAYGQSASGKTYTMMGTKDDPGLTPRLCKGLFARMEEEAKNEKNYCVSVSYLEIYNERVRDLLKPSSSTTGLRVREHPRLGPYVQGLTHHVVRRLGSLMSYVEEGTKARKTASTLQNPSSSRSHALLTIGLTEETPSVASGAVTSPSTSTRRNEISPRAGSKLRLVDLAGSESAATCSGVHRLKEGANINKSLVALGNVISALAERGSTGSGPGRRFIPYRDSSLTWLLKDALGGNATTIMLATISPASGSYNETAHTLRFAQRAQSVVNRPVVNEDPVARIIRDLRAEVARLKSLLVEKNIEPSIKALCDCYKNQLLDSINQQSNKGTEVEDSESIKTSKKEGTEIKGSKEDEGLKVDDHKGSTCLPTFRRSNSTDSVIVCEADSSIKKFSSFESLTTADRFAGNYKRARVTELNDEEDEAREIHESVFVDIPTLVAVLIKPDDNLQETSAQIEEICSDEVAEDSIEFIEAANDRETFEDPEKLDGVDHDERSSSVNSCHASGDNELDAYQQPVSSSSSTVSKLRQKPKFRKQDSVDILSPSISSNLHTSKRFGSVETILKRKKEPVFSLERSHTNLEKRQTLGGKKLNNIREIEDQQLCTGSNWRGSKDQLQRKGSNESDKSLKEKTKNHARKPSLENLKRKTSKDSSSSSSKDEQILISSLARDKLLRRKSSIEQEATSIRSHTPIQRVKRAEIVAAVTERLYSSRKPAEDVPEVRSPPENANVKSLAKMKLQEISRKMLGKRRRVCVETQTECLQTVRLKDTASLTETPKILCKDVGVLTDDHVGCEQLMVRKTPILRVKEIATLTDKPKTSIVRCKDVASLANDLEEFDYEFHSPRNDSGILSDDTQNYAESNLSSTEVSDLCPETDRRVYTESSTNTVVFSPCRSFAVQTPRPESFNQQPTENKTLVCLRQCCNSIESSQSRSTSGNIEKNVISISLPDTLNIVIETRNALESKVSVTDNDSSKEKLKSNRKECETQTEESNEAVPSKDAGRSILSQTDGRVFRIENIFQDPNNVSNGSARVDVVADRTEGTRNSITFRNSLGTSYVFEGKQGEPGGDRLHGEGFIRDGLITEAFITRKRSFNFKRAPSTIVYRNPWRNWSFSDPLANAIHSIDRAKGSTTTPSSWQPQTDEIPAVSTNLSLEENNGVLRQCQTEPEEINVEGISQIKPSSSNDHDHGFSDDSLDYNEINASTESSTKLKQMTEKRESFCPPDVVAHTKKDCSKSIESEKVEPEEDFEDSQVEFPKKNPVESIEPTKIHDYKSLILGRSCYNYEEVNEESDGSTSRVNNIGKKKVSFSSSSVPQNKVDRNQSLKPTLKSIIKKRRKKNVSEPVETVQSSNDETDDSQQEEKASLTSETDWKGDVQSTSSEEMFREEQDVAGSSRDHKQNCKKVKFSEEELHGNTCSESDSFENPDDDEEDVSYHSPTRNILEEYLSEAMIFMRNLNSINEFVNSTSMLERNASPSHGSGGKRGSRRRSSFSDRNRDYEEPRGRRVSLKEDTDDPPSNDDIVLSTESYERCLKGIQRLEECIRRVDKHNELLREKYGVDCESAGARLSLASPSTDPRVPTTSNEFTIPPNTDDLYEQPSNVTEQLANPRLTESSQENDLEKRIFDQLMNVANSVRCGTSSKHRLSKSIGSRSQSPGSYSKFREKHNQAIRESFPGDLSGSFSLEGTSDGNDQEDVTTYEITGNLSVGRTRSMDQIVDDDLDSTMEEDFLPLRRFNSSSWSSNAKNTEARFLGLPSRTIKRDDSSKYNFPSNYETMNGSRFIDIDDSSRKSFKSFPVHRVPSSDNTRKREFHESDDYSRRIRNSGSKVCGCLKDQSDIESSSELLRLRDKLKYPGSPRARFLELLRERRRIVEYSRGTSAS
- the LOC117603054 gene encoding uncharacterized protein LOC117603054 isoform X3, which codes for MKRYLEIYNERVRDLLKPSSSTTGLRVREHPRLGPYVQGLTHHVVRRLGSLMSYVEEGTKARKTASTLQNPSSSRSHALLTIGLTEETPSVASGAVTSPSTSTRRNEISPRAGSKLRLVDLAGSESAATCSGVHRLKEGANINKSLVALGNVISALAERGSTGSGPGRRFIPYRDSSLTWLLKDALGGNATTIMLATISPASGSYNETAHTLRFAQRAQSVVNRPVVNEDPVARIIRDLRAEVARLKSLLVEKNIEPSIKALCDCYKNQLLDSINQQSNKGTEVEDSESIKTSKKEGTEIKGSKEDEGLKVDDHKGSTCLPTFRRSNSTDSVIVCEADSSIKKFSSFESLTTADRFAGNYKRARVTELNDEEDEAREIHESVFVDIPTLVAVLIKPDDNLQETSAQIEEICSDEVAEDSIEFIEAANDRETFEDPEKLDGVDHDERSSSVNSCHASGDNELDAYQQPVSSSSSTVSKLRQKPKFRKQDSVDILSPSISSNLHTSKRFGSVETILKRKKEPVFSLERSHTNLEKRQTLGGKKLNNIREIEDQQLCTGSNWRGSKDQLQRKGSNESDKSLKEKTKNHARKPSLENLKRKTSKDSSSSSSKDEQILISSLARDKLLRRKSSIEQEATSIRSHTPIQRVKRAEIVAAVTERLYSSRKPAEDVPEVRSPPENANVKSLAKMKLQEISRKMLGKRRRVCVETQTECLQTVRLKDTASLTETPKILCKDVGVLTDDHVGCEQLMVRKTPILRVKEIATLTDKPKTSIVRCKDVASLANDLEEFDYEFHSPRNDSGILSDDTQNYAESNLSSTEVSDLCPETDRRVYTESSTNTVVFSPCRSFAVQTPRPESFNQQPTENKTLVCLRQCCNSIESSQSRSTSGNIEKNVISISLPDTLNIVIETRNALESKVSVTDNDSSKEKLKSNRKECETQTEESNEAVPSKDAGRSILSQTDGRVFRIENIFQDPNNVSNGSARVDVVADRTEGTRNSITFRNSLGTSYVFEGKQGEPGGDRLHGEGFIRDGLITEAFITRKRSFNFKRAPSTIVYRNPWRNWSFSDPLANAIHSIDRAKGSTTTPSSWQPQTDEIPAVSTNLSLEENNGVLRQCQTEPEEINVEGISQIKPSSSNDHDHGFSDDSLDYNEINASTESSTKLKQMTEKRESFCPPDVVAHTKKDCSKSIESEKVEPEEDFEDSQVEFPKKNPVESIEPTKIHDYKSLILGRSCYNYEEVNEESDGSTSRVNNIGKKKVSFSSSSVPQNKVDRNQSLKPTLKSIIKKRRKKNVSEPVETVQSSNDETDDSQQEEKASLTSETDWKGDVQSTSSEEMFREEQDVAGSSRDHKQNCKKVKFSEEELHGNTCSESDSFENPDDDEEDVSYHSPTRNILEEYLSEAMIFMRNLNSINEFVNSTSMLERNASPSHGSGGKRGSRRRSSFSDRNRDYEEPRGRRVSLKEDTDDPPSNDDIVLSTESYERCLKGIQRLEECIRRVDKHNELLREKYGVDCESAGARLSLASPSTDPRVPTTSNEFTIPPNTDDLYEQPSNVTEQLANPRLTESSQENDLEKRIFDQLMNVANSVRCGTSSKHRLSKSIGSRSQSPGSYSKFREKHNQAIRESFPGDLSGSFSLEGTSDGNDQEDVTTYEITGNLSVGRTRSMDQIVDDDLDSTMEEDFLPLRRFNSSSWSSNAKNTEARFLGLPSRTIKRDDSSKYNFPSNYETMNGSRFIDIDDSSRKSFKSFPVHRVPSSDNTRKREFHESDDYSRRIRNSGSKVCGCLKDQSDIESSSELLRLRDKLKYPGSPRARFLELLRERRRIVEYSRGTSAS
- the LOC117603054 gene encoding uncharacterized protein LOC117603054 isoform X1, with the protein product MANIKVAVRVRPISARELHLTGSEVVVRTDVNGISLTNLKVSSSKAGDSRERTKRYGFDYCFDSSDQQAENFADQARIYETLGQSVLEALFSGYNSCLVAYGQSASGKTYTMMGTKDDPGLTPRLCKGLFARMEEEAKNEKNYCVSVSYLEIYNERVRDLLKPSSSTTGLRVREHPRLGPYVQGSGNRRHHFRSLAISIIAIQRKLGSSSISLLETSSLTLVILGLTHHVVRRLGSLMSYVEEGTKARKTASTLQNPSSSRSHALLTIGLTEETPSVASGAVTSPSTSTRRNEISPRAGSKLRLVDLAGSESAATCSGVHRLKEGANINKSLVALGNVISALAERGSTGSGPGRRFIPYRDSSLTWLLKDALGGNATTIMLATISPASGSYNETAHTLRFAQRAQSVVNRPVVNEDPVARIIRDLRAEVARLKSLLVEKNIEPSIKALCDCYKNQLLDSINQQSNKGTEVEDSESIKTSKKEGTEIKGSKEDEGLKVDDHKGSTCLPTFRRSNSTDSVIVCEADSSIKKFSSFESLTTADRFAGNYKRARVTELNDEEDEAREIHESVFVDIPTLVAVLIKPDDNLQETSAQIEEICSDEVAEDSIEFIEAANDRETFEDPEKLDGVDHDERSSSVNSCHASGDNELDAYQQPVSSSSSTVSKLRQKPKFRKQDSVDILSPSISSNLHTSKRFGSVETILKRKKEPVFSLERSHTNLEKRQTLGGKKLNNIREIEDQQLCTGSNWRGSKDQLQRKGSNESDKSLKEKTKNHARKPSLENLKRKTSKDSSSSSSKDEQILISSLARDKLLRRKSSIEQEATSIRSHTPIQRVKRAEIVAAVTERLYSSRKPAEDVPEVRSPPENANVKSLAKMKLQEISRKMLGKRRRVCVETQTECLQTVRLKDTASLTETPKILCKDVGVLTDDHVGCEQLMVRKTPILRVKEIATLTDKPKTSIVRCKDVASLANDLEEFDYEFHSPRNDSGILSDDTQNYAESNLSSTEVSDLCPETDRRVYTESSTNTVVFSPCRSFAVQTPRPESFNQQPTENKTLVCLRQCCNSIESSQSRSTSGNIEKNVISISLPDTLNIVIETRNALESKVSVTDNDSSKEKLKSNRKECETQTEESNEAVPSKDAGRSILSQTDGRVFRIENIFQDPNNVSNGSARVDVVADRTEGTRNSITFRNSLGTSYVFEGKQGEPGGDRLHGEGFIRDGLITEAFITRKRSFNFKRAPSTIVYRNPWRNWSFSDPLANAIHSIDRAKGSTTTPSSWQPQTDEIPAVSTNLSLEENNGVLRQCQTEPEEINVEGISQIKPSSSNDHDHGFSDDSLDYNEINASTESSTKLKQMTEKRESFCPPDVVAHTKKDCSKSIESEKVEPEEDFEDSQVEFPKKNPVESIEPTKIHDYKSLILGRSCYNYEEVNEESDGSTSRVNNIGKKKVSFSSSSVPQNKVDRNQSLKPTLKSIIKKRRKKNVSEPVETVQSSNDETDDSQQEEKASLTSETDWKGDVQSTSSEEMFREEQDVAGSSRDHKQNCKKVKFSEEELHGNTCSESDSFENPDDDEEDVSYHSPTRNILEEYLSEAMIFMRNLNSINEFVNSTSMLERNASPSHGSGGKRGSRRRSSFSDRNRDYEEPRGRRVSLKEDTDDPPSNDDIVLSTESYERCLKGIQRLEECIRRVDKHNELLREKYGVDCESAGARLSLASPSTDPRVPTTSNEFTIPPNTDDLYEQPSNVTEQLANPRLTESSQENDLEKRIFDQLMNVANSVRCGTSSKHRLSKSIGSRSQSPGSYSKFREKHNQAIRESFPGDLSGSFSLEGTSDGNDQEDVTTYEITGNLSVGRTRSMDQIVDDDLDSTMEEDFLPLRRFNSSSWSSNAKNTEARFLGLPSRTIKRDDSSKYNFPSNYETMNGSRFIDIDDSSRKSFKSFPVHRVPSSDNTRKREFHESDDYSRRIRNSGSKVCGCLKDQSDIESSSELLRLRDKLKYPGSPRARFLELLRERRRIVEYSRGTSAS